From a single Rosa rugosa chromosome 7, drRosRugo1.1, whole genome shotgun sequence genomic region:
- the LOC133722189 gene encoding uncharacterized protein LOC133722189: MHPKFLVMRFKMCSLFNCVVIMAAFLVLCSINFYAFGPSSSSETTMHTNNWTVLACTSRFWFNYRHMANTLSLYRTVKRLGIPDEMIILMLAGDMACNARNKYPAQVFNDENQRLNLYGDNDEVRCPDYRF, from the exons ATGCACCCAAAGTTCTTAGTGATGCGGTTCAAGATGTGCAGTTTGTTCAATTGCGTAGTGATTATGGCTGCGTTTTTGGTTCTGTGTTCAATCAATTTCTACGCATTTggtccttcttcttcttcagagacCACCATGCACACCAACAATTGGACTGTTCTGGCCTGCACCTCTCGCTTCTG GTTTAATTATCGACACATGGCCAATACTTTATCCTTGTACAG GACAGTTAAGCGACTTGGAATACCTGATGAGATGATAATACTTATGCTGGCGGGTGACATGGCCTGTAATGCTAGAAACAAGTACCCTGCCCAAGTTTTTAATGATGAAAATCAGAGACTCAACTTGTATGGAGATAATGATGAGGTGAGATGCCCTGATTATAGGTTCTGA
- the LOC133720466 gene encoding uncharacterized protein LOC133720466 has protein sequence MGMKSKLKQEQVTDTSSLVGLVFSWSIWDVLNENLYRNQVQRIPDTFATLTSYKKSFIPSLVEETHADLLSNMKTLSHAPTCEILTIVDSAEHPGDLFYNIMYKRDTETDENHKGLMYEPQVGDIIALTNVRPKCIDDLNSPPRFYLIAYVDQANDIDEFPDDLQFKILSSKPINYGESDMHKSKRETLFAVYLMNLTTNLRVWKALNSEEGNTNIISKVLQPKSDDGDSCSVWFSKYKCNAGISAIWPTIFSQNLNESQEAAVLNCISLTQCHHQNSVKLIWGPPGTGKTKTMSVTLFALFQLKCRTLTCAPTNIAVLEVAARLRRLVNQSLEYGRYGLGDIVLFGNKKRMKIDNNNDLRDMFLDHRVKILIKCLVPLSGWRHLLESMIHLLDDPEEQYSLYLEQRAEKQKQNAQKNEEDNRKRNGDEDYPFTFEEFMKNEFDSIGLELKKCMVNLYTHLPTSCISLEVVKDMVRALGLLNSIESSLHTIGVANEGLKLIKDFKVPGSVVGCLMQLRTECTNTLKSLPMEFSVPINKYALENFCLENACLIFCTASTSSKLHVVKGTRPLQLLVIDEAAQLKECESAIPLQLSGLRHAILVGDERQLPAMVESKIAASADFGRSLFGRLAKLGHKKHLLNVQYRMHPSISLFPKREFYDNQIVDGPNVKERSYERCFLMGKMYQSFSFINVANGKEEFDHRFSQKNMVEVAVVSGIVASLYKEFIGTKKKVRIGVISPYKAQVYAIQEILRKYTETSDTGFSVSVRSVDGFQGGEEDVIIISTVRCNGNGSVGFLSNRQRANVALTRARYCLWILGNASTLIASDTVWKKLVLDAKKRNCFYNADEDSKLTQAITAALLELDQLHTLLNIDSMLFKNAIWKVCFTRDFLNSITKIKDTVILWDVLALLTKLSSGWRRPLEDKGTLVHDRTSAQLLEKYKIKGNLNLIWTVDILKENAHYIQVMKFLDILPFSHIPELAKRLDIVFGNFTVDKMNRCRHKCIDRDTVVPMRWPVVFGNFPIADHEEFLSKPLSSFSITTNRETATSTYGETAKAVKPIIPSRSIVNQKERLLWKINAEGGVKDLSTCLEANTLEFLSKKLSSLILAYKPEASTSTYMETAKAIKPIVPSKSNVSQKERLLRKIKGEGVKDFSTCLEAIFLEFLSKPLSSLMVLGLLLLLGLILGLLLLLGFQYLGLILGLLLGLLLLLGLQYGVW, from the exons ATGGGGATGAAGAGTAAGCTGAAACAGGAACAAGTTACAGATACTAGCAGCCTAGTGGGTTTGGTATTCTCTTGGTCTATTTGGGATGTTCTCAATGAAAATCTTTACAGAAATCAG GTGCAGAGGATCCCCGACACATTTGCGACATTGACGAGTTACAAGAAATCATTCATTCCTTCACTTGTTGAGGAAACTCATGCTGATTTACTATCAAATATGAAGACTCTGTCACATGCACCTACTTGTGAAATTTTGACAATCGTAGATTCAGCTGAACATCCTGGTGACTTGTTTTACAATATAATGTATAAGAGAGATACAGAAACTGATGAGAATCACAAAGGACTGATGTATGAGCCACAGGTTGGAGATATCATTGCCTTGACAAATGTTAGACCAAAATGCATTGATGATTTGAACagccctccaagattctatctaATCGCTTATGTTGATCAAGCAAATGATATTGATGAATTTCCTGATGATCTCCAGTTCAAAATACTATCATCGAAGCCCATCAACTATGGAGAATCAGACATGCATAAGAGCAAGAGAGAAACACTTTTTGCTGTCTATCTTATGAACTTGACAACAAATCTCCGTGTATGGAAGGCTTTGAACTCAGAAGAGGGAAATACAAATATCATTAGCAAAGTTCTGCAACCCAAGTCagat GATGGGGATTCTTGTTCAGTTTGGTTCTCCAAATACAAATGCAATGCTGGCATTTCTGCTATATGGCCtacaattttctctcaaaatcTAAATGAATCCCAAGAAGCTGCAGTTTTGAACTGTATCAGTTTGACTCAATGCCATCACCAGAATTCTGTAAAATTAATATGGGGTCCTCCTGGTACTGGCAAGACAAAGACAATGAGTGTGACACTCTTTGCTCTCTTTCAGTTAAAGTGCAGAACTCTCACATGCGCTCCCACCAATATTGCGGTGCTAGAAGTAGCAGCAAGACTCCGGAGATTGGTTAACCAATCACTCGAGTATGGCAGGTATGGACTTGGAGATATAGTTCTCTTTGGTAACAAGAAGCGAATGAAGATTGACAACAATAATGATCTTCGTGACATGTTTCTTGATCATCGTGTTAAAATCCTCATAAAGTGTTTGGTCCCTTTATCTGGGTGGAGACATTTGTTAGAATCAATGATACATTTACTTGATGATCCTGAGGAACAATATTCTTTGTATTTGGAACAGAGAGCTGAAAAGCAGAAACAGAATGCACAAAAAAATGAGGAGGATAATCGAAAACGTAATGGAGATGAAGATTATCCGTTCACATTTGAGGAGTTTATGAAGAATGAATTTGATTCAATTGGTCTGGAGCTGAAGAAATGTATGGTAAATTTGTACACCCACTTACCAACTTCTTGTATTTCACTCGAAGTGGTGAAGGACATGGTCAGAGCTTTGGGTTTGCTCAACTCTATTGAATCTTCATTGCATACTATTGGTGTTGCTAATGAAGGGTTGAAGTTAATCAAAGATTTCAAAGTTCCAGGAAGCGTTGTTGGTTGCCTTATGCAGTTGAGAACAGAGTGTACAAACACACTAAAGTCGCTTCCAATGGAATTCTCTGTTCCTATTAACAAATATGCATTAGAGAACTTCTGCCTAGAAAATGCTTGCTTAATATTCTGTACTGCATCAACTTCCTCCAAATTGCATGTTGTAAAAGGGACAAGACCACTGCAGTTGTTGGTCATTGATGAAGCTGCTCAGCTTAAAGAATGTGAATCAGCAATTCCTTTACAACTATCTGGTCTCCGCCATGCTATCCTTGTAGGAGATGAGAGGCAACTCCCTGCCATGGTTGAAAGCAAG ATTGCAGCAAGTGCTGATTTTGGAAGAAGTTTGTTTGGAAGGCTGGCAAAGCTGGGACACAAGAAGCACCTACTCAATGTCCAGTACAGGATGCATCCTTCCATCAGTTTATTTCCGAAAAGGGAGTTCTACGACAACCAGATAGTAGATGGTCCAAATGTCAAAGAAAGAAGCTATGAGAGGTGCTTCCTCATGGGAAAAATGTACCAATCCTTTTCCTTCATAAATGTAGCcaatggaaaagaagaatttgatCACAGATTTAGTCAGAAAAATATGGTGGAGGTTGCTGTAGTCTCTGGGATAGTAGCAAGCCTTTATAAAG AATTTATTGGAACAAAGAAGAAAGTTAGAATTGGGGTCATATCACCATACAAGGCTCAAGTTTATGCAATTCAAGAGATACTCAGAAAATATACTGAAACTTCTGATACTGGATTCTCCGTAAGTGTCCGATCTGTTGATGGGTTCCAAGGTGGTGAAGAAGATGTGATAATTATATCTACTGTTCGATGTAATGGGAATGGGTCAGTTGGTTTCTTGTCGAACCGGCAAAGAGCAAATGTTGCCTTAACACGTGCAAG GTATTGCCTTTGGATATTGGGGAATGCGTCAACTTTGATTGCTAGTGACACTGTTTGGAAGAAGCTAGTCCTTGATGCCAAGAAACGGAACTGTTTTTATAATGCTGATGAAGACAGCAAGTTGACTCAGGCTATTACAGCTGCCCTTCTGGAGCTTGACCAACTTCATACTCTGCTTAATATCGACTCTATGCTGTTCAAAAACGCCATATGGAAG GTTTGCTTCACTCGTGACTTTTTGAACTCcataacaaaaattaaagacaCTGTGATTCTTTGGGATGTCCTGGCTTTATTAACCAAGCTTTCGAGTGGATGGCGCCGACCTCTCGAGGATAAAGGAACTTTAGTGCATGATAGGACTTCTGCTCAACTGTTAGAGAAGTATAAAATCAAAGGGAACTTGAATCTCATTTGGACTGTAGATATTCTCAAGGAGAATGCACATTACATCCAAGTTATGAAGTTTTTGGATATTTTGCCATTTTCTCATATACCAGAACTAGCAAAGCGTCTTGACATTGTTTTTGGGAATTTTACAGTGGACAAGATGAACCGCTGCCGTCACAAATGCATTGACAG GGATACTGTTGTTCCAATGAGATGGCCGGTGGTTTTCGGCAATTTCCCTATAGCTGATCATGAGGAGTTCCTTTCAAAACCATTGTCTTCTTTCAGTATAACAACTAATCGAGAAACAGCAACTTCAACATACGG GGAGACAGCAAAAGCAGTCAAACCAATTATCCCATCGAGAAGCATTGTGAATCAAAAAGAAAGATTGTTATGGAAAATAAACGCTGAAGGAGGAGTGAAGGATCTCAGCACTTGCCTTGAAGCTAACACTTTGGAGTTCTTGTCAAAAAAATTATCATCACTAATTCTAGCATATAAGCCTGAAGCATCTACTTCCACTTACAT GGAGACAGCGAAAGCAATAAAACCAATTGTCCCTTCGAAAAGCAATGTCAGCCAAAAAGAAAGATTGTTACGGAAAATAAAGGGTGAAGGAGTGAAGGATTTCAGCACTTGCCTTGAAGCTATATTTTTGGAGTTCTTGTCAAAACCATTATCATCACTAATGGTTTTggggctgcttctgcttttgggattgattttggggctgcttctgcttttgggcttTCAATatttgggattgattttggggCTGCTTTTGGGGCTGCTTCTACTTTTGGGCTTACAGTATGGTGTTTGGTAA